One window of Medicago truncatula cultivar Jemalong A17 chromosome 2, MtrunA17r5.0-ANR, whole genome shotgun sequence genomic DNA carries:
- the LOC120578073 gene encoding uncharacterized protein has protein sequence MNVNLHSFPIHENTVTLSCPSSGPSKKCYVYLVPVVHTKEKSRRDVETALYHLRPQSVFLECYLEPKFYSYFHEGCEQGYAFKIAKALEMEIIFGDICDRSLKTCEDRKLDELRLRYGFEKDNDMELRDMAHDMAFYDVRDLIMITRLWDHAKTRSSIVAIVGEDHIYGMRHYWRLMELGSSRVLKEAAKYEEYIRQHQPPTQLNHF, from the exons ATGAATGTAAATTTACACTCCTTTCCGATCCATGAAAATACTGTCACTTTGAGCTGCCCATCATCCGGCCCAAGTAAAAAATGCTATGTCTATCTTGTGCCTGTTGTACATACCAAAGAG AAGTCAAGAAGAGACGTGGAAACTGCATTGTATCATTTGCGACCTCAGTCGGTGTTCCTTGAATGTTATTTGGAACCCAAATTTTATTCATACTTCCAT GAGGGCTGTGAACAAGGGTATGCCTTTAAGATTGCGAAAGCATTGGAGATGGAAATCATTTTTGGCGATATCTGCGACCGt AGCTTGAAGACATGTGAAGATAGAAAGTTAGATGAACTACGTCTGAGATACGGATTTGAAAAAGACAAT GATATGGAGTTGAGAGATATGGCTCATGATATGGCTTTTTACGACGTCCGAGACTT aaTTATGATAACAAGGCTCTGGGACCATGCTAAAACTCGGAGTTCCATTGTAGCGATTGTTGGAGAGGATCATATATATGGCATGCGCCATTATTGGAGATTGATG GAACTCGGTTCCTCAAGAGTACTTAAAGAGGCTGCGAAATATGAAGAATACATAAGACAACATCAGCCGCCTACTCAGTTGAACCATTTTTAA